From Amyelois transitella isolate CPQ chromosome 4, ilAmyTran1.1, whole genome shotgun sequence, one genomic window encodes:
- the LOC106138715 gene encoding antichymotrypsin-2 isoform X2 — protein sequence MLFSSLANYFVKLYEISCFAITNIVQCLRDSQPMWSVLLVVLSILLCFSQEIYCTSDMDQKALSSAVAKFSAKFCNELEKNNNVVSSPLSAEFVLALLTLGTTDVAHTELLTVLGIPNDEAIRESFSKVTSKLKSLKGITLNVANKVYIMEGAYDLQSPIKSDAVRVFDAELEKINFSKSDESAKIINTWVENKTNNKIKDLLSPDSLDGLTRLVLVNALYFKGTWEKQFDSNMTKDQPFHVNAATSVNVPMMYQENQFYYGESEELQAQLLAMPYVGDEARMLIVLPKEIEGLSAVLKKLAGGYNILDETERMFRTKVQVTIPKFKIETEIDLKSLLPKLGIKQIFDEENSGLTKILNSGEKIHVSKAIQKAFIEVNEEGAEAAAATAMVVAMCMAMVGEPQVPRFVADRPFLAVILDQNSVPYFYATYAGKK from the exons ATGCTATTTTCATCCCTCGCAAATTATTTCGTCAAATTATAC GAGATATCGTGCTTCGCGATTACCAATATTGTTCAGTGTTTACGTGATTCGCAACCGATGTGGAGTGTCTTATTAGTAG ttCTATCTATATTATTGTGTTTCTCTCAAGAAATATACTGCACTAGCGACATGGATCAGAAAGCTTTATCATCCGCTGTCGCAAAGTTTTCAGCTAAATTTTGCAAT gaattggagaaaaataataatgttgtaTCATCCCCACTATCAGCAGAGTTTGTTCTGGCTCTGTTGACCCTTGGGACCACAGATGTTGCACACACGGAGCTGCTGACTGTCCTCGGCATCCCAAATGATGAAGCT attcGTGAATCATTCTCTAAAGTTACATCTAAATTGAAGTCACTAAAAGGCATAACTCTAAATGTAGCCAATAAGGTATATATCATGGAGGGTGCATATGACTTACAGTCACCAATAAAGAGTGATGCAGTACGCGTGTTTGATGCAGAGTTGGAAAAGATCAACTTCAGTAAATCTGATGAATCTGCCAAGATTATAAATACATGG GTTGAGAACAAGACAAACAATAAGATAAAGGACCTGTTATCACCAGACTCATTAGATGGTCTCACTCGTCTGGTTCTTGTCAATGCACTTTACTTCAAG ggCACTTGGGAGAAACAATTTGATTCAAATATGACAAAGGATCAACCTTTCCATGTGAATGCTGCGACATCAGTCAATGTGCCTATGATGTACCAGGAGAACCAATTTTATTATGGAGAAAGTGAAGAGTTACAGGCACAG ttattggCCATGCCGTATGTCGGCGATGAGGCGCGTATGTTAATAGTTTTACCGAAAGAGATTGAGGGCCTGAGTGCAGTCCTGAAAAAGTTAGCAGGAGGTTACAACATTTTGGATGAAACAGAAAGGATGTTCCGCACCAAAGTACAAGTTACTATCCCTAAGTTTAAGATTGAAACCGAGATTGACTTGAAATCTCTTTTAcctaag CTGGGAATTAAACAGATCTTTGATGAAGAAAATTCGGGTTTGACCAAAATCCTTAATTCGGGTGAAAAAATCCATGTTTCCAAAGCGATACAAAAAGCTTTCATCGAGGTGAACGAGGAAGGAGCGGAGGCCGCTGCTGCCACGG CCATGGTGGTCGCGATGTGCATGGCCATGGTTGGGGAACCACAGGTGCCAAGGTTTGTCGCTGACAGACCTTTCTTGGCCGTTATACTGGACCAAAATAGCGTTCCCTATTTCTACGCAACTTACGCcgggaaaaaataa
- the LOC106138715 gene encoding antichymotrypsin-2 isoform X3, whose amino-acid sequence MLFSSLANYFVKLYEISCFAITNIVQCLRDSQPMWSVLLVVLSILLCFSQEIYCTSDMDQKALSSAVAKFSAKFCNELEKNNNVVSSPLSAEFVLALLTLGTTDVAHTELLTVLGIPNDEAIRESFSKVTSKLKSLKGITLNVANKVYIMEGAYDLQSPIKSDAVRVFDAELEKINFSKSDESAKIINTWVENKTNNKIKDLLSPDSLDGLTRLVLVNALYFKGTWEKQFDSNMTKDQPFHVNAATSVNVPMMYQENQFYYGESEELQAQLLAMPYVGDEARMLIVLPKEIEGLSAVLKKLAGGYNILDETERMFRTKVQVTIPKFKIETEIDLKSLLPKLGIKQIFDEENSGLTKILNSGEKIHVSKAIQKAFIEVNEEGAEAAAATGMVMALRCAMPMPPPRFCADRPFLYLLTGSDHTILFIGVYCGKK is encoded by the exons ATGCTATTTTCATCCCTCGCAAATTATTTCGTCAAATTATAC GAGATATCGTGCTTCGCGATTACCAATATTGTTCAGTGTTTACGTGATTCGCAACCGATGTGGAGTGTCTTATTAGTAG ttCTATCTATATTATTGTGTTTCTCTCAAGAAATATACTGCACTAGCGACATGGATCAGAAAGCTTTATCATCCGCTGTCGCAAAGTTTTCAGCTAAATTTTGCAAT gaattggagaaaaataataatgttgtaTCATCCCCACTATCAGCAGAGTTTGTTCTGGCTCTGTTGACCCTTGGGACCACAGATGTTGCACACACGGAGCTGCTGACTGTCCTCGGCATCCCAAATGATGAAGCT attcGTGAATCATTCTCTAAAGTTACATCTAAATTGAAGTCACTAAAAGGCATAACTCTAAATGTAGCCAATAAGGTATATATCATGGAGGGTGCATATGACTTACAGTCACCAATAAAGAGTGATGCAGTACGCGTGTTTGATGCAGAGTTGGAAAAGATCAACTTCAGTAAATCTGATGAATCTGCCAAGATTATAAATACATGG GTTGAGAACAAGACAAACAATAAGATAAAGGACCTGTTATCACCAGACTCATTAGATGGTCTCACTCGTCTGGTTCTTGTCAATGCACTTTACTTCAAG ggCACTTGGGAGAAACAATTTGATTCAAATATGACAAAGGATCAACCTTTCCATGTGAATGCTGCGACATCAGTCAATGTGCCTATGATGTACCAGGAGAACCAATTTTATTATGGAGAAAGTGAAGAGTTACAGGCACAG ttattggCCATGCCGTATGTCGGCGATGAGGCGCGTATGTTAATAGTTTTACCGAAAGAGATTGAGGGCCTGAGTGCAGTCCTGAAAAAGTTAGCAGGAGGTTACAACATTTTGGATGAAACAGAAAGGATGTTCCGCACCAAAGTACAAGTTACTATCCCTAAGTTTAAGATTGAAACCGAGATTGACTTGAAATCTCTTTTAcctaag CTGGGAATTAAACAGATCTTTGATGAAGAAAATTCGGGTTTGACCAAAATCCTTAATTCGGGTGAAAAAATCCATGTTTCCAAAGCGATACAAAAAGCTTTCATCGAGGTGAACGAGGAAGGAGCGGAGGCCGCTGCTGCCACGG GTATGGTGATGGCGTTGCGCTGCGCAATGCCGATGCCCCCGCCGCGATTCTGCGCAGACCGACCATTCCTCTATCTACTCACTGGCTCCGATCACACCATTCTCTTCATCGGCGTGTACTgtggaaagaaataa
- the LOC106138715 gene encoding antichymotrypsin-2 isoform X1: protein MLFSSLANYFVKLYEISCFAITNIVQCLRDSQPMWSVLLVVLSILLCFSQEIYCTSDMDQKALSSAVAKFSAKFCNELEKNNNVVSSPLSAEFVLALLTLGTTDVAHTELLTVLGIPNDEAIRESFSKVTSKLKSLKGITLNVANKVYIMEGAYDLQSPIKSDAVRVFDAELEKINFSKSDESAKIINTWVENKTNNKIKDLLSPDSLDGLTRLVLVNALYFKGTWEKQFDSNMTKDQPFHVNAATSVNVPMMYQENQFYYGESEELQAQLLAMPYVGDEARMLIVLPKEIEGLSAVLKKLAGGYNILDETERMFRTKVQVTIPKFKIETEIDLKSLLPKLGIKQIFDEENSGLTKILNSGEKIHVSKAIQKAFIEVNEEGAEAAAATAGVVRVRRSMPSPPEQFRVDRPALWCLLVDQQMIFVARFQPTPLPNTQRDEL from the exons ATGCTATTTTCATCCCTCGCAAATTATTTCGTCAAATTATAC GAGATATCGTGCTTCGCGATTACCAATATTGTTCAGTGTTTACGTGATTCGCAACCGATGTGGAGTGTCTTATTAGTAG ttCTATCTATATTATTGTGTTTCTCTCAAGAAATATACTGCACTAGCGACATGGATCAGAAAGCTTTATCATCCGCTGTCGCAAAGTTTTCAGCTAAATTTTGCAAT gaattggagaaaaataataatgttgtaTCATCCCCACTATCAGCAGAGTTTGTTCTGGCTCTGTTGACCCTTGGGACCACAGATGTTGCACACACGGAGCTGCTGACTGTCCTCGGCATCCCAAATGATGAAGCT attcGTGAATCATTCTCTAAAGTTACATCTAAATTGAAGTCACTAAAAGGCATAACTCTAAATGTAGCCAATAAGGTATATATCATGGAGGGTGCATATGACTTACAGTCACCAATAAAGAGTGATGCAGTACGCGTGTTTGATGCAGAGTTGGAAAAGATCAACTTCAGTAAATCTGATGAATCTGCCAAGATTATAAATACATGG GTTGAGAACAAGACAAACAATAAGATAAAGGACCTGTTATCACCAGACTCATTAGATGGTCTCACTCGTCTGGTTCTTGTCAATGCACTTTACTTCAAG ggCACTTGGGAGAAACAATTTGATTCAAATATGACAAAGGATCAACCTTTCCATGTGAATGCTGCGACATCAGTCAATGTGCCTATGATGTACCAGGAGAACCAATTTTATTATGGAGAAAGTGAAGAGTTACAGGCACAG ttattggCCATGCCGTATGTCGGCGATGAGGCGCGTATGTTAATAGTTTTACCGAAAGAGATTGAGGGCCTGAGTGCAGTCCTGAAAAAGTTAGCAGGAGGTTACAACATTTTGGATGAAACAGAAAGGATGTTCCGCACCAAAGTACAAGTTACTATCCCTAAGTTTAAGATTGAAACCGAGATTGACTTGAAATCTCTTTTAcctaag CTGGGAATTAAACAGATCTTTGATGAAGAAAATTCGGGTTTGACCAAAATCCTTAATTCGGGTGAAAAAATCCATGTTTCCAAAGCGATACAAAAAGCTTTCATCGAGGTGAACGAGGAAGGAGCGGAGGCCGCTGCTGCCACGG CTGGAGTTGTGCGCGTACGCCGTTCGATGCCGAGCCCGCCTGAGCAGTTCCGCGTGGACCGGCCGGCGCTATGGTGTCTTCTTGTGGATCAACAGATGATATTTGTAGCCAGATTCCAACCAACCCCGCTTCCGAATACTCAACGCGATGAACTTTAA
- the LOC106138715 gene encoding antichymotrypsin-2 isoform X4, which yields MWSVLLVVLSILLCFSQEIYCTSDMDQKALSSAVAKFSAKFCNELEKNNNVVSSPLSAEFVLALLTLGTTDVAHTELLTVLGIPNDEAIRESFSKVTSKLKSLKGITLNVANKVYIMEGAYDLQSPIKSDAVRVFDAELEKINFSKSDESAKIINTWVENKTNNKIKDLLSPDSLDGLTRLVLVNALYFKGTWEKQFDSNMTKDQPFHVNAATSVNVPMMYQENQFYYGESEELQAQLLAMPYVGDEARMLIVLPKEIEGLSAVLKKLAGGYNILDETERMFRTKVQVTIPKFKIETEIDLKSLLPKLGIKQIFDEENSGLTKILNSGEKIHVSKAIQKAFIEVNEEGAEAAAATAGVVRVRRSMPSPPEQFRVDRPALWCLLVDQQMIFVARFQPTPLPNTQRDEL from the exons ATGTGGAGTGTCTTATTAGTAG ttCTATCTATATTATTGTGTTTCTCTCAAGAAATATACTGCACTAGCGACATGGATCAGAAAGCTTTATCATCCGCTGTCGCAAAGTTTTCAGCTAAATTTTGCAAT gaattggagaaaaataataatgttgtaTCATCCCCACTATCAGCAGAGTTTGTTCTGGCTCTGTTGACCCTTGGGACCACAGATGTTGCACACACGGAGCTGCTGACTGTCCTCGGCATCCCAAATGATGAAGCT attcGTGAATCATTCTCTAAAGTTACATCTAAATTGAAGTCACTAAAAGGCATAACTCTAAATGTAGCCAATAAGGTATATATCATGGAGGGTGCATATGACTTACAGTCACCAATAAAGAGTGATGCAGTACGCGTGTTTGATGCAGAGTTGGAAAAGATCAACTTCAGTAAATCTGATGAATCTGCCAAGATTATAAATACATGG GTTGAGAACAAGACAAACAATAAGATAAAGGACCTGTTATCACCAGACTCATTAGATGGTCTCACTCGTCTGGTTCTTGTCAATGCACTTTACTTCAAG ggCACTTGGGAGAAACAATTTGATTCAAATATGACAAAGGATCAACCTTTCCATGTGAATGCTGCGACATCAGTCAATGTGCCTATGATGTACCAGGAGAACCAATTTTATTATGGAGAAAGTGAAGAGTTACAGGCACAG ttattggCCATGCCGTATGTCGGCGATGAGGCGCGTATGTTAATAGTTTTACCGAAAGAGATTGAGGGCCTGAGTGCAGTCCTGAAAAAGTTAGCAGGAGGTTACAACATTTTGGATGAAACAGAAAGGATGTTCCGCACCAAAGTACAAGTTACTATCCCTAAGTTTAAGATTGAAACCGAGATTGACTTGAAATCTCTTTTAcctaag CTGGGAATTAAACAGATCTTTGATGAAGAAAATTCGGGTTTGACCAAAATCCTTAATTCGGGTGAAAAAATCCATGTTTCCAAAGCGATACAAAAAGCTTTCATCGAGGTGAACGAGGAAGGAGCGGAGGCCGCTGCTGCCACGG CTGGAGTTGTGCGCGTACGCCGTTCGATGCCGAGCCCGCCTGAGCAGTTCCGCGTGGACCGGCCGGCGCTATGGTGTCTTCTTGTGGATCAACAGATGATATTTGTAGCCAGATTCCAACCAACCCCGCTTCCGAATACTCAACGCGATGAACTTTAA
- the LOC106138704 gene encoding uncharacterized protein LOC106138704 isoform X1: protein MLKFFLLMMSFKHYSESLRIFPRPVYHLTAPSRLQVYKCRVLHRCGDLVDLEDLSGQEYYDKNNNLRMVHHYVTKDTIDALINPYFETTSKPATDNFFYNSIPLNSHLGNHFIFNHPTYDVNNYRSSSPKYDPTPMSVSSLTKLKEIVTNKVKIASRIWNAKHRYFESDIPSSFAKNEIDTLGAINKSNVPSHIFNTEKNLFESESSAIPDTEIDSSVDKEAKHYLESHISDNTTNISLAHSQRLLLNEFKIGLDKLERQFYMVTFNKLKNMTAGGSRAENAISFVQSALFVQLILLAVSIDSDNDVKMKIDNCIGIRTHISDAERIQLIDDVVSSLPTASHGLVFRWSSHLVLGRNYNVSDAFRNGAAVALRLHLDQFNGTESPKILSEILNRMVEEDSNGAIHNTFEPEDLSGTISAVFLTTLYLRSRWRTAPTVLNGSRIFRDAYEDPDRTIRMIRINDMMRYANLIDCDAEAIEVFYGKPGLSVLILVPRGPSLRRLAAYVAEVGLPLITGAMRNVRVAADLPLYTLRMSLLLPNKLEGLGLSDLLHTDNTTDSHLRMSHGLQRLMFWAEAGRTAFKDDGIEWDDPPHMRIVVDRPYLFFVRWYNMTLMNGNFVL from the exons atgttaaagttttttttgttgatgaTGTCATTCAAACATTATAGTGAATCTCTTCGAATTTTTCCGCGACCAGTTTATCACCTGACAGCACCATCGCGTCTTCAAGTATACAAATGTAGAGTACTGCATCGCTGTGGAGACCTGGTAGACTTAGAAGATCTTAGTGGACAAgaatattatgataaaaataataatttaagaatGGTGCATCATTATGTGACTAAGGATACAATAGACGCGTTGATCAACCCATATTTCGAAACGACAAGTAAACCGGCcactgataattttttttacaatagtaTTCCTTTAAATTCACACCTAGGGaatcactttatttttaatcatccCACCTATGATGTCAATAACTACAGATCAAGTTCTCCAAAGTATGATCCGACTCCTATGTCAGTAAGTTCTTTAACAAAATTGAAAGAAATCGTAACGAATAAGGTCAAAATTGCTTCACGCATATGGAATGCAAAGCATCGTTATTTCGAATCCGATATACCATCATCATTTGCCAAAAATGAAATTGACACACTTGGTGCTATTAATAAAAGCAATGTTCCTTCACATATATTCAATACAGagaaaaacttatttgaatctgaatcaTCAGCAATACCCGATACTGAAATTGACTCGAGTGTTGATAAAGAAGCAAAACACTATCTAGAAAGTCACATATCCGATAATACCACTAATATTTCATTAGCTCATTCTCAGAGATTGTTACTAAACGAATTTAAAATTGGGTTGGACAAACTTGAGCGGCAATTTTACATG GTGACATTCaacaaacttaaaaacatGACTGCCGGCGGGTCTCGTGCTGAAAACGCTATCAGTTTCGTCCAGTCCGCCCTCTTCGTGCAGTTGATATTGCTGGCGGTGTCCATTGACAGTGATAACGATGTGAAGATGAAAATTGACAACTGCATTGGAATACGAACGCACATTTCAGACGCA GAAAGAATACAACTTATAGATGATGTTGTCTCGTCATTGCCAACTGCGAGTCACGGTTTGGTATTCCGCTGGTCATCTCACTTAGTGTTGGGACGGAACTATAATGTTAGCGACGCATTCAGAAATGGCGCTGCAGTTGCATTGCGTCTACATTTGGACCAGTTCAATGGAACAGAATCTCCGAAAATACTAAGTGAAATATTGAATCGAATG gTGGAAGAAGATTCTAATGGCGCTATTCATAATACATTCGAACCAGAAGACCTTTCTGGGACCATCAGCGCAGTCTTCTTAACTACCTTATACCTTCGTAGTCGATGGCGTACTGCGCCAACTGTCTTAAATGGTTCCAGGATCTTCCGAGATGCGTATGAAGACCCTGATAGGACAATTCGCATGATACGCATCAATGACATGATGCGGTACGCCAATCTCATCGATTGCGATGCTGAG GCGATCGAAGTTTTTTACGGTAAGCCTGGTCTCAGCGTACTTATTTTGGTGCCCCGTGGACCTTCGCTCAGGAGACTGGCGGCGTATGTGGCCGAAGTAGGGTTGCCTCTCATTACGGGCGCCATGAGGAATGTAAGGGTAGCTGCTGATTTGCCACTCTACACCCTTCGAATGTCACTGTTATtgcctaataaacttgaggGA CTGGGCTTGTCTGATCTACTGCACACAGATAACACTACAGATAGCCATTTGAGAATGTCGCACGGTCTTCAGAGGCTAATGTTTTGGGCCGAAGCTGGACGCACCGCATTCAAGGATGATG
- the LOC106138704 gene encoding uncharacterized protein LOC106138704 isoform X2 — MLKFFLLMMSFKHYSESLRIFPRPVYHLTAPSRLQVYKCRVLHRCGDLVDLEDLSGQEYYDKNNNLRMVHHYVTKDTIDALINPYFETTSKPATDNFFYNSIPLNSHLGNHFIFNHPTYDVNNYRSSSPKYDPTPMSVSSLTKLKEIVTNKVKIASRIWNAKHRYFESDIPSSFAKNEIDTLGAINKSNVPSHIFNTEKNLFESESSAIPDTEIDSSVDKEAKHYLESHISDNTTNISLAHSQRLLLNEFKIGLDKLERQFYMVTFNKLKNMTAGGSRAENAISFVQSALFVQLILLAVSIDSDNDVKMKIDNCIGIRTHISDAERIQLIDDVVSSLPTASHGLVFRWSSHLVLGRNYNVSDAFRNGAAVALRLHLDQFNGTESPKILSEILNRMVEEDSNGAIHNTFEPEDLSGTISAVFLTTLYLRSRWRTAPTVLNGSRIFRDAYEDPDRTIRMIRINDMMRYANLIDCDAEAIEVFYGKPGLSVLILVPRGPSLRRLAAYVAEVGLPLITGAMRNVRVAADLPLYTLRMSLLLPNKLEGLGLSDLLHTDNTTDSHLRMSHGLQRLMFWAEAGRTAFKDDGNGAKETYQRKKERSCMFTLATQ, encoded by the exons atgttaaagttttttttgttgatgaTGTCATTCAAACATTATAGTGAATCTCTTCGAATTTTTCCGCGACCAGTTTATCACCTGACAGCACCATCGCGTCTTCAAGTATACAAATGTAGAGTACTGCATCGCTGTGGAGACCTGGTAGACTTAGAAGATCTTAGTGGACAAgaatattatgataaaaataataatttaagaatGGTGCATCATTATGTGACTAAGGATACAATAGACGCGTTGATCAACCCATATTTCGAAACGACAAGTAAACCGGCcactgataattttttttacaatagtaTTCCTTTAAATTCACACCTAGGGaatcactttatttttaatcatccCACCTATGATGTCAATAACTACAGATCAAGTTCTCCAAAGTATGATCCGACTCCTATGTCAGTAAGTTCTTTAACAAAATTGAAAGAAATCGTAACGAATAAGGTCAAAATTGCTTCACGCATATGGAATGCAAAGCATCGTTATTTCGAATCCGATATACCATCATCATTTGCCAAAAATGAAATTGACACACTTGGTGCTATTAATAAAAGCAATGTTCCTTCACATATATTCAATACAGagaaaaacttatttgaatctgaatcaTCAGCAATACCCGATACTGAAATTGACTCGAGTGTTGATAAAGAAGCAAAACACTATCTAGAAAGTCACATATCCGATAATACCACTAATATTTCATTAGCTCATTCTCAGAGATTGTTACTAAACGAATTTAAAATTGGGTTGGACAAACTTGAGCGGCAATTTTACATG GTGACATTCaacaaacttaaaaacatGACTGCCGGCGGGTCTCGTGCTGAAAACGCTATCAGTTTCGTCCAGTCCGCCCTCTTCGTGCAGTTGATATTGCTGGCGGTGTCCATTGACAGTGATAACGATGTGAAGATGAAAATTGACAACTGCATTGGAATACGAACGCACATTTCAGACGCA GAAAGAATACAACTTATAGATGATGTTGTCTCGTCATTGCCAACTGCGAGTCACGGTTTGGTATTCCGCTGGTCATCTCACTTAGTGTTGGGACGGAACTATAATGTTAGCGACGCATTCAGAAATGGCGCTGCAGTTGCATTGCGTCTACATTTGGACCAGTTCAATGGAACAGAATCTCCGAAAATACTAAGTGAAATATTGAATCGAATG gTGGAAGAAGATTCTAATGGCGCTATTCATAATACATTCGAACCAGAAGACCTTTCTGGGACCATCAGCGCAGTCTTCTTAACTACCTTATACCTTCGTAGTCGATGGCGTACTGCGCCAACTGTCTTAAATGGTTCCAGGATCTTCCGAGATGCGTATGAAGACCCTGATAGGACAATTCGCATGATACGCATCAATGACATGATGCGGTACGCCAATCTCATCGATTGCGATGCTGAG GCGATCGAAGTTTTTTACGGTAAGCCTGGTCTCAGCGTACTTATTTTGGTGCCCCGTGGACCTTCGCTCAGGAGACTGGCGGCGTATGTGGCCGAAGTAGGGTTGCCTCTCATTACGGGCGCCATGAGGAATGTAAGGGTAGCTGCTGATTTGCCACTCTACACCCTTCGAATGTCACTGTTATtgcctaataaacttgaggGA CTGGGCTTGTCTGATCTACTGCACACAGATAACACTACAGATAGCCATTTGAGAATGTCGCACGGTCTTCAGAGGCTAATGTTTTGGGCCGAAGCTGGACGCACCGCATTCAAGGATGATG
- the LOC106138704 gene encoding uncharacterized protein LOC106138704 isoform X3 translates to MLKFFLLMMSFKHYSESLRIFPRPVYHLTAPSRLQVYKCRVLHRCGDLVDLEDLSGQEYYDKNNNLRMVHHYVTKDTIDALINPYFETTSKPATDNFFYNSIPLNSHLGNHFIFNHPTYDVNNYRSSSPKYDPTPMSVSSLTKLKEIVTNKVKIASRIWNAKHRYFESDIPSSFAKNEIDTLGAINKSNVPSHIFNTEKNLFESESSAIPDTEIDSSVDKEAKHYLESHISDNTTNISLAHSQRLLLNEFKIGLDKLERQFYMVTFNKLKNMTAGGSRAENAISFVQSALFVQLILLAVSIDSDNDVKMKIDNCIGIRTHISDAVEEDSNGAIHNTFEPEDLSGTISAVFLTTLYLRSRWRTAPTVLNGSRIFRDAYEDPDRTIRMIRINDMMRYANLIDCDAEAIEVFYGKPGLSVLILVPRGPSLRRLAAYVAEVGLPLITGAMRNVRVAADLPLYTLRMSLLLPNKLEGLGLSDLLHTDNTTDSHLRMSHGLQRLMFWAEAGRTAFKDDGIEWDDPPHMRIVVDRPYLFFVRWYNMTLMNGNFVL, encoded by the exons atgttaaagttttttttgttgatgaTGTCATTCAAACATTATAGTGAATCTCTTCGAATTTTTCCGCGACCAGTTTATCACCTGACAGCACCATCGCGTCTTCAAGTATACAAATGTAGAGTACTGCATCGCTGTGGAGACCTGGTAGACTTAGAAGATCTTAGTGGACAAgaatattatgataaaaataataatttaagaatGGTGCATCATTATGTGACTAAGGATACAATAGACGCGTTGATCAACCCATATTTCGAAACGACAAGTAAACCGGCcactgataattttttttacaatagtaTTCCTTTAAATTCACACCTAGGGaatcactttatttttaatcatccCACCTATGATGTCAATAACTACAGATCAAGTTCTCCAAAGTATGATCCGACTCCTATGTCAGTAAGTTCTTTAACAAAATTGAAAGAAATCGTAACGAATAAGGTCAAAATTGCTTCACGCATATGGAATGCAAAGCATCGTTATTTCGAATCCGATATACCATCATCATTTGCCAAAAATGAAATTGACACACTTGGTGCTATTAATAAAAGCAATGTTCCTTCACATATATTCAATACAGagaaaaacttatttgaatctgaatcaTCAGCAATACCCGATACTGAAATTGACTCGAGTGTTGATAAAGAAGCAAAACACTATCTAGAAAGTCACATATCCGATAATACCACTAATATTTCATTAGCTCATTCTCAGAGATTGTTACTAAACGAATTTAAAATTGGGTTGGACAAACTTGAGCGGCAATTTTACATG GTGACATTCaacaaacttaaaaacatGACTGCCGGCGGGTCTCGTGCTGAAAACGCTATCAGTTTCGTCCAGTCCGCCCTCTTCGTGCAGTTGATATTGCTGGCGGTGTCCATTGACAGTGATAACGATGTGAAGATGAAAATTGACAACTGCATTGGAATACGAACGCACATTTCAGACGCA gTGGAAGAAGATTCTAATGGCGCTATTCATAATACATTCGAACCAGAAGACCTTTCTGGGACCATCAGCGCAGTCTTCTTAACTACCTTATACCTTCGTAGTCGATGGCGTACTGCGCCAACTGTCTTAAATGGTTCCAGGATCTTCCGAGATGCGTATGAAGACCCTGATAGGACAATTCGCATGATACGCATCAATGACATGATGCGGTACGCCAATCTCATCGATTGCGATGCTGAG GCGATCGAAGTTTTTTACGGTAAGCCTGGTCTCAGCGTACTTATTTTGGTGCCCCGTGGACCTTCGCTCAGGAGACTGGCGGCGTATGTGGCCGAAGTAGGGTTGCCTCTCATTACGGGCGCCATGAGGAATGTAAGGGTAGCTGCTGATTTGCCACTCTACACCCTTCGAATGTCACTGTTATtgcctaataaacttgaggGA CTGGGCTTGTCTGATCTACTGCACACAGATAACACTACAGATAGCCATTTGAGAATGTCGCACGGTCTTCAGAGGCTAATGTTTTGGGCCGAAGCTGGACGCACCGCATTCAAGGATGATG